The Thermoclostridium stercorarium subsp. stercorarium DSM 8532 genome contains a region encoding:
- a CDS encoding polysaccharide deacetylase family protein, with protein MKVYLCFPGGKHKALTMSYDDGRVQDRKLISIFNKYGIKGTFHLNSALLDQPERIPADEIRELYKGHEVAAHTCTHPTIARCPKEQIVQELFNDRVNLENIVGYPVRGLSYPNGSHNKQIRELLPGLGYEYARTVEETGDFGLPEDFFRWKATCHHNHRLLELGEKFINLYKTQYLYLMYVWGHSYEFDNDNNWDLIENFCKMVGNRDDIWYATNIEIVDYLKSYEMLQFSASMKFVINPLAHSVWLNVDGEIVEVKGGTRVDF; from the coding sequence ATGAAAGTTTACTTATGTTTTCCGGGAGGTAAACACAAGGCGCTTACAATGAGCTATGACGACGGAAGGGTTCAGGACAGAAAACTTATCAGTATTTTTAACAAATACGGAATTAAAGGCACTTTTCATCTTAATTCTGCATTACTGGATCAGCCCGAGCGTATACCGGCAGACGAAATCAGGGAGTTGTACAAGGGACATGAAGTTGCCGCGCATACATGTACTCATCCGACAATAGCCAGGTGCCCAAAAGAACAGATAGTGCAGGAACTGTTCAATGATCGCGTAAATCTTGAAAACATTGTGGGTTATCCCGTTCGGGGTCTTTCTTATCCAAACGGCTCACATAACAAACAAATCAGAGAGCTTTTACCCGGCCTTGGTTACGAATATGCCCGCACTGTTGAGGAAACAGGGGATTTTGGGCTGCCTGAGGATTTTTTCCGCTGGAAGGCCACATGCCATCACAATCACCGTCTTCTTGAGCTGGGCGAAAAATTTATTAATCTTTATAAAACCCAGTATCTGTATTTGATGTACGTATGGGGACACAGTTATGAATTTGACAATGACAATAACTGGGACTTAATTGAGAATTTCTGTAAAATGGTGGGTAACAGGGATGACATATGGTATGCAACAAACATTGAAATAGTGGATTATCTGAAGAGTTATGAAATGCTGCAGTTTTCGGCTTCAATGAAGTTTGTTATCAATCCTCTTGCGCATTCGGTATGGTTGAATGTTGACGGTGAAATAGTGGAAGTCAAGGGAGGCACACGCGTGGATTTTTAA
- a CDS encoding 5-formyltetrahydrofolate cyclo-ligase, with protein sequence MTKKELRKKAKELRNSIAPEEVKRLSELIHKRLFEHPWFVNSNTVFVYVSTGNEVKTAEIIEKALNDGKTVCVPRVIPHVKMEAVPIDGLDDLRTGFFNIMEPKPDLLPLSENKIDLVIVPGLLFDMHGFRVGYGGGYYDRFLARIPSDCRTLGLAFDFQIVDELPAEDHDMKIMAVITDKRVIVF encoded by the coding sequence ATGACTAAGAAAGAGCTGAGAAAAAAAGCAAAGGAACTTCGTAATTCGATTGCACCCGAAGAAGTAAAAAGGTTAAGTGAATTAATTCATAAAAGGTTATTTGAGCATCCGTGGTTTGTAAACAGTAATACGGTTTTTGTTTACGTATCCACCGGAAACGAAGTGAAGACTGCAGAAATAATCGAAAAAGCCCTTAATGACGGTAAGACGGTCTGTGTTCCGAGGGTTATACCCCATGTTAAAATGGAGGCAGTACCCATTGACGGCTTGGATGATCTCCGGACGGGTTTTTTTAATATAATGGAGCCAAAGCCGGATTTACTGCCTTTAAGCGAAAATAAAATAGATTTGGTGATCGTTCCAGGGCTTCTTTTCGATATGCACGGTTTTCGTGTCGGATACGGCGGCGGATACTACGACAGGTTTTTAGCCAGGATACCCTCAGATTGCAGGACCTTGGGGCTTGCTTTTGATTTTCAGATAGTAGATGAACTTCCTGCGGAAGATCATGACATGAAAATAATGGCAGTCATTACCGATAAACGGGTTATTGTATTCTGA
- a CDS encoding zinc ribbon domain-containing protein → MALIDDLKKATKNIAQKTGELVEISKLNLSISQEKDKVEKLYAEIGKAVYEQYKAGNDVGFSDKCAAIAEIENKIEELQQKIRELRNVKKCPSCGAEVEADTVYCPKCGTKQ, encoded by the coding sequence ATGGCATTAATAGATGATTTGAAGAAAGCTACAAAAAACATTGCGCAGAAAACCGGCGAGTTGGTGGAGATTTCCAAACTCAATCTGAGCATTTCCCAGGAGAAGGACAAGGTGGAAAAGCTTTATGCCGAAATCGGAAAAGCTGTGTACGAACAGTATAAGGCAGGAAATGACGTCGGCTTTTCTGACAAATGTGCCGCTATAGCGGAAATTGAAAATAAAATAGAAGAATTGCAGCAGAAGATCCGTGAACTGAGAAACGTTAAAAAATGCCCTTCATGCGGTGCGGAAGTTGAAGCGGACACCGTATACTGCCCTAAGTGCGGAACAAAACAATAA
- a CDS encoding peptidase U32 family protein, giving the protein MNIELLAPAGNLEKLRMAVIYGADAVYLAGPRYGLRAGAGNFTFDEMKEGIRFAHERNRKVYVTMNILPHNEDFDGMEEYVARISDIGADAVIVSDLGVLSVVKEVNPAIPVHISTQANVTNYRSAMKYKELGASRIIAARELSLAELALIHQKVPDIELEAFVHGSMCISYSGRCLLSSFMCGRDANRGDCAQSCRWKYYLMEEKRPGEYFPVVEDERGTFILNSKDLCMIEHIPELVKAGITSFKIEGRMKSSFYVSTVVRAYRMALDAYLSDPGNYAFRQEWLEEVSKVSHRSFTTGFFFNKPGHESQNYGTSSYIQTHEFAGIVLEYNEREKTVLIEQRNRIFAGDEIEIMQPDGKDIRFRINDMWDMEGNAINSTPHPQMKYFAKVPEPVMPNSILRKKIG; this is encoded by the coding sequence ATGAATATAGAACTTCTTGCTCCGGCAGGTAACTTGGAAAAACTGAGAATGGCGGTTATATACGGAGCTGATGCGGTATACCTTGCAGGCCCGCGATACGGGCTGAGGGCCGGTGCAGGCAATTTTACCTTTGATGAAATGAAAGAAGGTATACGTTTTGCACATGAAAGAAACAGGAAAGTTTATGTGACAATGAACATTTTGCCTCATAATGAGGATTTTGACGGTATGGAAGAATATGTAGCCCGCATTTCCGATATCGGTGCCGACGCGGTTATAGTGTCTGATTTGGGAGTTTTGTCGGTGGTAAAAGAGGTAAACCCGGCCATACCTGTCCATATAAGCACACAGGCAAATGTCACAAACTACAGAAGCGCTATGAAATATAAAGAACTTGGAGCGTCAAGGATTATTGCCGCAAGGGAACTGTCACTGGCCGAACTTGCGCTTATACACCAGAAAGTTCCCGACATAGAACTGGAAGCGTTTGTCCACGGTTCTATGTGCATTTCCTATTCAGGAAGGTGCCTCCTGAGCAGTTTTATGTGCGGAAGGGATGCTAACCGTGGTGACTGCGCCCAGTCATGCCGGTGGAAATATTACCTGATGGAGGAAAAACGGCCGGGGGAATATTTTCCTGTTGTCGAGGACGAACGGGGAACGTTTATCCTGAACTCGAAAGATTTGTGCATGATTGAGCATATTCCCGAGCTTGTTAAAGCAGGTATTACGAGTTTTAAGATCGAAGGACGGATGAAAAGCTCATTTTATGTTTCAACGGTGGTGCGCGCTTATAGGATGGCTCTGGATGCATATTTAAGCGATCCTGGAAATTATGCGTTCCGGCAGGAATGGCTTGAGGAGGTATCAAAAGTAAGTCACCGCAGCTTTACAACGGGTTTTTTCTTTAACAAGCCCGGACATGAAAGCCAGAATTACGGAACCAGCAGTTATATTCAGACGCACGAATTCGCCGGGATTGTGCTGGAATACAATGAAAGGGAAAAGACTGTGCTGATTGAGCAACGCAACAGGATTTTCGCCGGAGACGAAATTGAAATAATGCAGCCTGACGGTAAAGACATACGCTTCAGAATTAATGATATGTGGGACATGGAAGGTAATGCAATTAACAGTACGCCGCATCCGCAAATGAAATATTTTGCAAAGGTACCTGAGCCCGTTATGCCCAATTCAATACTCAGAAAAAAGATTGGATAA
- a CDS encoding O-methyltransferase: MENEITYPHINSFLAEIFEQADPLLKEMEELAHKNYIPIIQPESAQLLKILCYISKPERILEIGTAIGYSTIILARSMAENGIVDTVEINEDMIEKACGYIKRAGLEDKIRILNGDAEEVLQCLGTPYDFIFLDAAKGQYIDFLPHCLRLLKPGGVFVTDNVLYRGMVAKKGFIEHKHRTITVKLKEYINLLCRNEELITSIVPAGDGIAVCVKKRKS; the protein is encoded by the coding sequence TTGGAAAATGAGATTACTTATCCGCATATAAACAGCTTTCTGGCTGAAATTTTTGAACAGGCCGATCCGCTGTTGAAAGAAATGGAAGAACTTGCGCATAAGAATTACATTCCCATAATCCAACCCGAATCGGCGCAGCTTCTTAAAATTCTGTGTTATATTTCGAAACCCGAAAGGATTCTGGAAATCGGGACGGCAATTGGTTATTCCACAATTATACTTGCGCGCTCGATGGCTGAAAACGGGATAGTTGATACGGTCGAAATAAACGAGGATATGATTGAAAAAGCATGTGGTTATATTAAAAGGGCGGGGCTGGAGGACAAAATACGGATTTTGAACGGTGACGCAGAGGAGGTATTGCAGTGCCTCGGCACCCCGTATGATTTCATTTTCCTTGATGCGGCAAAAGGACAGTACATCGATTTTTTGCCACATTGCCTGAGACTTCTTAAACCCGGCGGAGTTTTCGTAACCGATAATGTGCTTTACAGGGGCATGGTGGCAAAAAAAGGTTTCATAGAACACAAACACCGGACAATAACGGTAAAGCTGAAAGAGTACATTAACCTGTTGTGCCGCAACGAAGAACTGATTACGAGCATAGTACCCGCCGGCGACGGAATTGCGGTGTGTGTGAAAAAGCGAAAAAGTTAA
- the mltG gene encoding endolytic transglycosylase MltG: MVKQVEKKKRRFLRFLIFVVICMTLFFSSAYISYSYLTKYGIEYATTGKIQIPKEEQIEIVIPEGYGTADIAELLHKEGLVEYPWLFRFLSKLNGYDGKYKAGKHIVSKKLNYEGLMIILTSDPEPEPTVNLRIPEGFTVAELIDYLSERGYVDRERFETLCKTKMGNYKFLENVPDRTYPLEGYLYPDTYKIEEDWKEEEIIDRLLREFDTIFKPEYYERAEELGMTVDQVVTLASIIEMEAKYHSDYKKISSVLHNRLNSEMYPYLQVDVTLQYARIMAGLGRIQILTNKDKEIDSPYNTYKYKGLPPGPICSPRVEAIEAALYPEDTDYFFFFATPDGTVIYNKTLEGHNRDLAAHGMLN; the protein is encoded by the coding sequence GTGGTGAAACAGGTTGAGAAAAAAAAGAGAAGGTTTCTCAGGTTTTTGATATTTGTTGTAATATGCATGACACTGTTTTTCTCATCGGCTTATATATCATACAGTTATCTGACAAAGTACGGAATTGAGTATGCTACCACGGGGAAGATACAGATACCTAAAGAAGAACAGATTGAAATAGTAATTCCTGAAGGTTATGGAACGGCCGATATTGCGGAATTACTGCATAAAGAGGGGCTTGTGGAGTATCCGTGGCTGTTCCGGTTCCTTTCAAAATTGAACGGTTATGACGGAAAGTACAAGGCAGGTAAGCATATTGTCAGCAAGAAACTTAACTATGAAGGTTTGATGATTATATTAACAAGCGATCCCGAACCGGAACCCACTGTAAACTTAAGAATTCCTGAAGGGTTTACTGTAGCCGAACTTATTGATTACCTGTCGGAAAGAGGGTATGTGGACAGGGAGAGGTTTGAAACTCTGTGCAAAACAAAAATGGGGAATTACAAATTTCTCGAGAATGTGCCTGATCGGACGTATCCGCTGGAAGGATACCTGTATCCGGATACTTATAAGATTGAAGAGGACTGGAAAGAGGAGGAAATTATTGACCGGCTCCTCCGGGAATTTGACACTATTTTTAAGCCTGAATATTATGAACGCGCGGAAGAATTGGGCATGACGGTTGACCAGGTTGTGACCCTTGCATCGATAATTGAAATGGAAGCCAAATATCACTCAGATTATAAGAAAATATCCAGTGTACTTCATAACAGGTTGAACAGTGAAATGTATCCGTATCTGCAGGTGGACGTAACTCTCCAGTATGCAAGAATCATGGCCGGGCTTGGCAGAATACAGATTTTAACGAACAAAGACAAGGAAATTGACAGCCCATATAACACGTACAAATATAAAGGTCTCCCTCCGGGACCCATCTGTTCGCCTCGGGTGGAAGCAATAGAGGCGGCGTTGTATCCTGAAGACACCGATTATTTCTTCTTTTTTGCAACACCCGACGGTACGGTTATATACAATAAAACCCTTGAAGGGCATAACAGGGATCTTGCCGCTCATGGCATGTTGAACTGA
- the typA gene encoding translational GTPase TypA yields the protein MNKVRSDIRNIAIIAHVDHGKTTLVDAMLKQSGIFRVNEKVQERVLDSNELEREKGITIMSKNTAISYNGVRINIVDTPGHADFGGEVERILKMVDGVLLLVDAYEGPMPQTRFVLRKALGMNLKPIVVINKIDRKEARPNEVIDEIFDLFIELEASDEQLDFPVVYASGREGVAYYNLGDDSKDLRPLFETILNYIPAPQGDADAPFQLLISSIDYDDYVGRIAIGKIERGTISEGDRVVVCRKDGRIEPVKISSIQVFRGLKRLNVEKAEVGEIVCITGCEDITIGDTVCDAEHPEPLPFVDIEEPTISMQFLVNNSPFAGKEGAYVTSRHLRERLFKELETNLSLRVEETDSPDNFKVSGRGELHLSILIETMRREGYEFQVSKPEVITKYIDGVLCEPVEYVVIDVPEEYMGPVMEELGARKGEIVNIHPPNQGVVRLEFRVPSRGLIGFRSRFLTTTRGNGIMNHVFDGYEPYKGEIRSRDRGSLIASETGEAVPYGLYNAQERGTLFIGPGEMVYEGMVVGESNRVDDIVVNVCRKKHVTNMRAAGSDEALRLTPPKVLSLEECLEFIADDELIEVTPQHIRLRKKILNAELRAKEKKKDKMNT from the coding sequence ATGAATAAGGTGCGCAGTGATATAAGGAATATTGCCATTATAGCCCATGTCGATCACGGTAAGACAACACTGGTTGATGCTATGCTTAAGCAGAGCGGTATTTTCCGCGTGAACGAAAAGGTTCAGGAACGGGTTTTGGATTCAAACGAACTTGAACGAGAAAAAGGAATTACAATAATGTCGAAAAATACCGCCATTTCATACAACGGAGTGCGTATAAACATAGTCGACACTCCGGGGCATGCGGATTTCGGCGGGGAAGTGGAACGAATCCTGAAGATGGTTGACGGCGTGCTTTTGCTGGTTGACGCTTATGAAGGGCCTATGCCGCAGACACGCTTTGTATTGAGAAAGGCGCTTGGTATGAATTTAAAACCGATTGTCGTTATAAACAAGATAGACCGAAAGGAAGCACGGCCAAACGAGGTTATTGATGAAATTTTCGACCTTTTTATTGAACTTGAAGCAAGTGACGAGCAGCTGGATTTCCCCGTGGTTTATGCCTCAGGGCGCGAAGGGGTTGCGTACTATAACCTCGGTGATGATTCAAAGGATTTAAGGCCGCTTTTTGAGACAATTCTTAATTATATACCCGCCCCGCAGGGAGATGCCGATGCGCCTTTTCAGCTTCTTATATCCAGCATAGATTACGATGATTACGTGGGAAGAATTGCAATAGGAAAAATTGAACGCGGAACGATATCCGAAGGCGACAGAGTGGTGGTATGCAGAAAAGACGGCAGGATAGAGCCCGTTAAAATCAGCTCAATTCAGGTTTTCCGCGGTTTAAAAAGGCTGAATGTTGAAAAGGCGGAAGTTGGGGAAATAGTATGCATTACAGGATGTGAAGATATAACAATAGGAGATACCGTTTGTGATGCAGAGCATCCTGAACCGCTGCCCTTTGTGGATATAGAAGAACCCACTATATCCATGCAGTTCCTTGTCAATAACAGTCCTTTTGCAGGCAAGGAAGGCGCGTATGTTACGTCAAGGCATTTGAGGGAACGGCTTTTTAAGGAATTGGAAACAAACCTGAGCCTCAGGGTTGAAGAAACCGATTCACCGGATAATTTCAAAGTATCAGGCAGGGGTGAACTGCACCTTTCCATTCTCATCGAAACCATGCGCAGGGAAGGATATGAATTCCAGGTTTCAAAGCCTGAGGTTATCACCAAATATATTGACGGAGTGCTGTGTGAGCCTGTAGAGTACGTTGTTATTGATGTGCCTGAGGAGTACATGGGGCCGGTAATGGAAGAACTGGGAGCAAGGAAGGGTGAAATTGTAAATATTCATCCACCCAATCAGGGTGTTGTCAGACTTGAATTCAGAGTGCCGTCACGGGGTCTGATTGGCTTCCGTTCCAGGTTTTTGACGACAACCAGGGGAAATGGTATAATGAATCATGTTTTTGATGGGTATGAACCATATAAGGGAGAAATAAGAAGCCGGGATCGCGGTTCACTGATTGCGTCGGAAACAGGCGAGGCAGTGCCTTACGGATTATATAACGCTCAGGAGCGTGGCACTTTGTTTATTGGACCGGGTGAGATGGTTTATGAAGGTATGGTTGTTGGGGAAAGCAACAGGGTGGATGACATAGTTGTAAATGTATGCAGGAAAAAGCATGTTACCAACATGCGTGCCGCGGGTTCGGACGAGGCTTTAAGGCTTACTCCGCCGAAAGTTTTAAGCCTTGAGGAATGTCTTGAATTTATTGCTGATGACGAACTGATTGAAGTAACTCCGCAACACATCAGGCTGAGGAAGAAGATTCTTAACGCCGAGTTAAGGGCAAAAGAAAAGAAAAAGGACAAAATGAATACTTAA
- a CDS encoding transglutaminase TgpA family protein, with protein sequence MKKRYYDFLSLALTAVLYIFSVIRATIVPMHVPVGSWQLIFYAAGTVLFYSLISTKPGKAVFLTSAGLGACYAIFLVIRNGISNLSEIFAPAAVLINVIIQVGTGYYDNTVSDTFLMVALVLYSLIVGLPVYLFLVRKFRFYKAFIPGLAFFMVVWGLNRDVDRLSFFIFATVAVICYIKHVYLMNLKRSRINDETVRDEIFVYFIPVAVITVLLAFLIPVSPKPIEWPWLDRKIYNLWWDMQRKLTVDRYDEFSLSETGFGNPSRLGGPVYANDIPVLRVEAPTRVYLRGAVYDVYTGTGWEKSGRDGENLSEDRVYDHTELSYGWKATATDLGIVSSEEYDEFLLNLKLPLKRDTLPAEEYVEFLKTRTRPKVLAKLFPEEKVAVQHLQVRTKTLFTPLKLFVPITGLPDGAYNLNETPEGIFMSDRRLRGGSSYYFSYLQPAYGMKELENYFNLSRPGLYSDFIEYLKKFINENGEMDEQVMQQLSGMLETYKELESYSEKVYRIYTRLPDEIPERVIKLAENITRSCTTTYAKVKSLEKYLRENYNYTLTPSYPPEDRDFVDYFLFDGKEGYCSYFASALCVMTRAAGIPSRYVEGFLLPEKPPTERFYNVTNRNAHAWVEVYLEGVGWVTFEPTPPMANAQNYYVNLREATTGSEGYVPGIFEEYEEDTTVPNIVIPDEKTEVSDTPAMTGKIVLIAVFALVLLIFLANLLFIFFRGIILRLIPSRKKAQVLYRMIISYLSQAGSTIQPGQTAKEFATAVDRRYNFKSMNMSEMTELYYGVRFGLRDVDKETVKRIFSFASEVKKETGRSMYFAKKVLIRYILFKG encoded by the coding sequence ATGAAGAAACGGTATTATGATTTCTTATCCCTTGCATTAACCGCTGTTCTGTATATTTTTTCGGTTATAAGGGCGACAATTGTTCCTATGCATGTTCCGGTCGGGTCTTGGCAGCTGATTTTTTATGCGGCGGGAACCGTTCTTTTTTATTCTCTCATAAGTACAAAACCGGGGAAAGCGGTTTTTCTTACATCGGCAGGCTTAGGCGCTTGTTATGCGATTTTTCTTGTTATCAGGAACGGAATTTCAAACCTTTCGGAAATTTTTGCGCCTGCTGCAGTGCTGATTAACGTAATAATTCAGGTTGGAACGGGTTATTATGACAATACAGTGTCTGATACATTTCTCATGGTGGCGCTGGTATTGTATTCCTTAATTGTAGGTTTGCCTGTTTATCTGTTTTTAGTAAGAAAATTCAGGTTTTATAAGGCGTTTATACCTGGTCTTGCCTTTTTCATGGTTGTATGGGGACTTAACAGGGACGTGGACAGGCTGTCGTTTTTTATTTTTGCCACTGTTGCGGTAATATGTTACATAAAGCACGTTTATCTGATGAATCTTAAAAGAAGCCGGATAAACGATGAAACAGTGCGGGATGAAATTTTTGTTTACTTTATTCCCGTTGCGGTCATAACCGTTCTTCTGGCGTTTTTAATTCCCGTAAGCCCAAAACCGATAGAATGGCCATGGCTTGACAGAAAGATATACAATCTCTGGTGGGATATGCAAAGAAAACTGACTGTGGACAGATATGATGAGTTTTCGCTGTCCGAAACGGGTTTTGGAAATCCGTCCCGCCTGGGCGGACCTGTATATGCCAATGATATACCCGTTTTACGCGTAGAAGCACCGACAAGGGTTTATTTGCGGGGAGCGGTTTATGATGTTTACACCGGCACCGGCTGGGAGAAATCCGGAAGGGACGGAGAAAATTTATCAGAAGACAGGGTTTACGATCACACGGAACTGTCTTATGGATGGAAGGCAACTGCGACGGATTTGGGAATTGTGTCGTCGGAAGAATACGATGAGTTTTTGCTTAACCTGAAACTGCCGTTAAAAAGGGACACTCTTCCGGCCGAAGAATACGTTGAGTTTCTGAAAACAAGAACAAGGCCGAAGGTTCTGGCAAAACTTTTCCCTGAAGAAAAAGTCGCCGTACAGCATCTGCAGGTGCGAACAAAGACACTGTTTACGCCTCTGAAATTATTCGTACCAATTACCGGGCTTCCGGACGGAGCCTACAATCTGAATGAAACGCCTGAAGGCATATTTATGTCGGACAGAAGGCTTCGCGGCGGGAGTTCTTATTATTTTTCCTACCTACAGCCTGCTTACGGAATGAAGGAGCTGGAAAATTATTTCAATCTCAGCAGGCCGGGTTTATACAGTGACTTCATTGAATACCTGAAAAAGTTTATTAACGAAAACGGGGAAATGGACGAACAGGTGATGCAGCAGCTGTCAGGCATGCTTGAAACATACAAAGAACTTGAAAGTTACAGTGAGAAAGTATACCGTATTTATACACGTTTGCCCGACGAAATACCCGAAAGGGTAATTAAGCTTGCTGAGAACATTACCCGCTCGTGTACTACAACTTATGCAAAGGTCAAAAGCCTTGAAAAATATTTAAGGGAAAATTACAATTACACCCTTACGCCGTCATATCCTCCGGAAGATCGGGATTTTGTAGATTATTTTCTGTTTGACGGGAAAGAGGGATATTGCTCGTACTTTGCCAGTGCTCTATGTGTTATGACAAGGGCGGCGGGGATACCTTCAAGGTACGTTGAAGGGTTTTTATTGCCCGAAAAACCCCCGACCGAACGGTTTTATAACGTTACAAACCGGAATGCCCATGCCTGGGTTGAGGTATATCTGGAAGGAGTGGGATGGGTCACGTTTGAGCCCACACCGCCAATGGCAAATGCACAGAATTATTATGTAAATTTAAGAGAAGCGACAACAGGCAGTGAGGGATATGTTCCCGGGATATTTGAAGAGTATGAGGAAGACACCACTGTGCCGAATATTGTAATTCCTGATGAGAAAACCGAAGTTTCGGATACTCCCGCAATGACGGGAAAAATTGTTCTTATCGCTGTATTTGCGCTTGTGCTCCTCATATTTCTGGCGAATTTATTGTTCATTTTCTTCAGAGGGATAATACTCCGCCTGATTCCCTCCCGAAAAAAGGCGCAAGTGTTATATCGCATGATTATTTCATATCTTTCGCAGGCAGGAAGCACCATACAGCCGGGACAGACTGCTAAAGAATTTGCAACGGCGGTTGACAGGCGATATAATTTCAAATCCATGAATATGTCTGAAATGACCGAACTTTATTACGGTGTGCGTTTTGGCTTGCGTGACGTGGATAAAGAGACAGTGAAACGAATTTTTTCCTTTGCTTCGGAAGTGAAAAAAGAAACAGGCCGAAGCATGTATTTTGCAAAAAAGGTTTTAATAAGGTATATATTGTTTAAAGGTTAA
- a CDS encoding DUF58 domain-containing protein codes for MKRSRITYLILFVLSLVYIYFDGGFLPYTLLYIVLLLPVMSVIYLLIVFNTFKYTERIEKREYQKGETLDYTLRIYNNTPFYIAYFTVYMHMEGQMLIKGMKNEYLTLRPFSVHEFKFNVPILYRGKYKIGISHIEIRDFLNLFSVKYYPSETKQIRVFPRILPVEDLDVPYVRVSEREYLSQNKDVGHTEIKDIRDYMYGDSLKKIHWKLSSKFSKWMIKETNASSEKEVWVLLNLSAMSGDAEEVLKTEDRTVEFLISVARVLLSSGFNIKLCFYRNEQICLTYSGDNGFMQLYEFMAFMRFDQMADFSDIMAMFIDSIPERQSVMIFSPLVDEKQLDALQKMTANGHDVSLFYCEVEESPIKDDIKRTLEKELPELGIKTVNLLKTPSVAAKFGRYEREGTIHEETVL; via the coding sequence ATGAAAAGAAGCAGAATAACTTATTTGATACTGTTTGTCCTGTCCTTAGTATACATATATTTTGACGGAGGATTCCTTCCCTACACCCTTCTTTACATTGTTTTGCTTCTCCCGGTAATGTCCGTGATTTATCTTCTTATTGTTTTCAACACGTTTAAATATACCGAGAGAATTGAAAAACGTGAATATCAGAAGGGCGAAACTCTGGATTATACTCTGAGAATATATAATAATACGCCGTTTTACATTGCTTACTTTACCGTGTATATGCACATGGAAGGGCAGATGCTGATAAAAGGAATGAAAAACGAGTATCTTACTCTCAGGCCCTTCAGCGTGCATGAGTTTAAATTCAATGTCCCGATTCTGTACAGAGGAAAATATAAAATTGGAATATCACACATAGAAATAAGGGATTTCCTTAACCTGTTCTCGGTAAAATATTATCCGTCGGAAACAAAGCAGATCCGTGTTTTTCCCAGAATTCTTCCCGTGGAGGACCTGGATGTTCCGTATGTAAGAGTGTCGGAAAGGGAGTACCTGTCGCAGAATAAGGATGTCGGCCATACTGAAATCAAGGACATCAGGGATTACATGTACGGAGACAGTTTAAAAAAAATTCACTGGAAACTGTCTTCGAAATTCAGTAAATGGATGATAAAGGAAACAAATGCCTCTTCGGAAAAGGAAGTGTGGGTTCTTCTGAATCTTTCCGCAATGTCCGGCGATGCCGAGGAGGTTTTGAAGACCGAAGACAGAACGGTGGAATTTCTTATTTCTGTCGCAAGGGTACTGCTCAGTTCGGGGTTTAATATAAAACTCTGTTTTTACAGGAATGAACAGATATGTCTTACATATTCAGGCGATAACGGATTTATGCAGCTTTATGAATTTATGGCCTTTATGCGTTTCGATCAGATGGCTGATTTCAGTGATATTATGGCCATGTTTATTGACAGTATTCCCGAAAGGCAAAGCGTTATGATTTTTTCACCGCTTGTTGATGAAAAGCAGCTTGATGCTTTGCAGAAAATGACCGCGAACGGTCATGATGTTTCGCTGTTTTACTGCGAGGTGGAGGAAAGCCCGATAAAAGATGACATAAAAAGGACCCTGGAAAAAGAACTGCCGGAGCTTGGCATAAAGACTGTCAATTTGCTGAAAACTCCTTCAGTTGCGGCCAAGTTCGGACGATATGAACGGGAAGGGACCATTCATGAAGAAACGGTATTATGA